The genome window TGTGCTGCGTCAGAAAGAAGAGATGCGGAAGGTGCTGGGTTATCTGCCCCAGGAGTTCGGGGTTTATCCAAAAGTATCGGCCGAAGAAATGCTGGACCACTTTGCCGTTTTAAAAGGCATTAGCGATTCTAAAGAAAGAAAAGAAGTGGTAGCGGCGCTATTGCAACAAACCAACCTGTACGATGTGCGCAAGAAAAACCTGGGCGGGTACTCTGGTGGTATGAAGCAGCGTTTTGGTATTGCGCAGGCTTTATTAGGTAACCCTCAATTGATTATAGTTGATGAGCCTACCGCCGGCCTGGACCCTGCAGAGCGTAACCGTTTCCATAATTTACTGAGCGAGATCGGCGAGAACGTTATCGTTATACTTTCGACGCACATAGTGGAAGACGTAACCGACCTGTGCCGCAATTTTGCTATCATCAATAAAGGTGAGGTACTGCTTACCGGCGACCCGCTGGAAGTGATCAATAACCTGAACGGCCGCATCTGGCGCAAGTTTATCCATAAATCAGAACTGGCAGCGCACCAGGCACAATACGAAGTTATTTCATCACGCTTGTTTGCTGGTAAAACCATCATTCACGTGCTTAGCGATGTACAGCCAGGTATAGATTTCGAACCGGTACAACCAGACCTGGAAGATGTATACTTCAGCAAAATACATGAGGCAAGCCGCAGCGAAAAGCAGAATGAACAAGAACTAGTTGTGAATTAGAAGTTGGTCTGTATCCATTTCTAATTTTTAATTTCTGATTCATAATTAAGAAAAATCATGTTTAAAGAGATATTCCTGTTTGAGCTGAAGTACCGGATGAAGCGTCCGGCAACTTATATATACTTTGCTATCCTGTTCATGATGGCGTACATGGCTATGCTGGCAATTGGTGGTGCCTTTGGAGGTGGCGTAATAATTGGAGATGCCAGCGGCGGAAAAGTATATGCCAACTCTCCTTACCAGATCAACTGGATTGTAACGCTGCTGAGTTGGTTTGGTGTGCTGATCACTTGTTCTATGATGGGGACACCTATTTTTAGGGACTTCGAGCACAAAACGCATTCGCTGTATTATACCACACCCATCTCTAAGGCAGGCTATATTTTTGGCAGGTTTACAGGTTCGTTTCTGGTAACGCTGTTCGTGTTTATGGGTGTAGCGCTTGGTGCCATGTTTGCAACCATTATGCCTTGGATGGAGCCTGAAAAAGTGGGGCCATTTAACCTGATGTGGTACATCCAGCCATACTTAACTATCATCATTCCGAACCTGCTGCTAACAGGTGCTATCTTTTTTACACTGGCTACACTTACCCGAAGTGCGCTTTCAATCTATGTGGGAGGGGTTATCTTTTTAGTGCTGTATGGCATCTCCAGCAGCCTTACCAGTGACCTGGATAATGACTTTATTGCGAACCTGGTAGACCCAATGGGGGCATCTGCCATTTACTTAACGCAACGTTACTGGACAACCGCCGAGCGCAACACGCTCATGCTCCCTTTCAGTGAATACGTGATCATAAACCGGGCGCTCTGGGTAAGTATAGGCATAGCGTTGCTGGCTTTCTGTTATTATAAATTCAGCTTCTCGTTTGCAAATGCAGGTATAAAACTCTTCCGCCGCCGCAACAGCGCCGAAGCCGCCGGTGCATTTGTACCTTCAGAACGCTTACATCTACCTAAAGTATCGCAAAGCTTCTCGTTTAACCTGAGTCTAAAGCAGTATTTCAAGCTGAGCAAACTGGAGTTTAACGGCATCATCAAGAGCGTATACTTTATAGCTATCGTTACGGCCGGTATTATCTTCCTGTTTGTATCGGGGGCGCAGGTTGGTAAGATGTATGATACCAACACCTTCCCGGTTACGTCGCAGGTGGTAACGGTGCTGAACGGTACATTTGCCCTGTTCTTCCTGATCATCATTACCTTCTATTCTGGTGAGTTGGTGTGGCGCGAGCGCGATAACCGCATCAACCAGATCTACGATGCCCTGCCAATTCCGAACTGGGTACCATTTGCTTCTAAAATGACAGCCCTGATGCTGGTGCAGGTAGTGTTACTGTTCGTGATCATGATCTGCGGTATCATCATCCAGACGTTTAAGGGCTACTATAAGTATGAACTTGATGTTTACCTGCAGGGCCTGTTTGGCATTCAGTTGATCGATTACCTGTTGCTTTGCGTGCTGGCCATGCTGGTGCAGGTAATTGTGAACAATAAATTCATCGGCCACTTTGTGATGGTAGTATATTATTTGCTTAACATCTTTAAGGGTCAGCTTGGTTTTGAGCATACTTTGTACTCTTATAGTTCCGACACAGGCATTACTTACTCTGCCATGAATGGTTACGGGCACTTTGTATGGCCTTTTACCATCTACAAAATTTACTGGGGAGCATTTGCGCTGTTGCTGGCTATAGTTACAAGTATGCTTTGGTCGCGCGGTGCCGAAAACATGCTAAAGTGGCGCCTGAAACTGGCAAGCATGCAACTCACGAAATCTACTTTATTTGTAGCTGCTGCCGGGCTTATAATCTTCCTGATTACGGGTAGTTTTATTTTCTACAACACCAACATCCTGAATGAATACCGCACATCAGATGAACAGGAAGAGCGCCAGGCCAATTACGAGAAACTTTACAAGAAGTATGACGGCATAAAACAGCCCCGCATTACGGATGTAAACCTGAAGGTAGACATTTACCCACAGGAGCGCATTTTCGATTTTAAAGGTTACTTCTGGATCAAGAACACACACAACCAGCCAATAGATTCTATCCATATACTGGTTTCGGATGAGGCCGAAGTACGGAAGCTGGAATTTGAGAAGCCGGCAAAACTGGCTATGCATGACAAAAACTATGGCTACCGGATTTATAAGTTAACCAAATCAATGCAGCCCGGCGATTCGATGCGCCTGCACATGGACCTGCACTATGCTACCAAAGGTTTCCGTAACAGTGGCTCCAATACAGGTATAGTTTACAACGGTACATTTATCAACAGCGAGTATTTGCCTAAAATTGGCTACCAGTCAGGTATAGAGCTGAGCGAAGATGACTTGCGCAAAGAGCATGGACTGAAACCAAAGCCACGCATGGCCGATGTGAACGATTCTGTTGCCCGTATGAATACCTACATCAGCAAAGAAGCTGACTGGATAACGTTCGAAACTACTGTCAGCACTATCCCGAGCCAGATTGCGATTGCACCGGGTTATTTGCAGAAGGAATGGACAAAGAATGGCCGCCGCTATTTCCATTACAAAATGGATGCGCCTATACTTAACTTCTATTCTTTCCTGTCAGCTGATTACCAGGTGAAGAAAGACCACTGGAAAGGCAAAAATGGCCAGGATGTAGCTATTGAAATTTACTACCACAAAGGCCACGAGTATAACCTGGACCGCATGATAAAATCGGTAAAGAAATCACTGGATTACTTTACCGAAAACTTCAGCCCGTACCAGCACAAACAGGTGCGCATACTGGAGTTCCCGGGTTACCAAACCTTTGCTCAATCGTTCCCGAACACCATACCTTACTCTGAGGCCATTGGTTTTATAGCTGATGTAGACGATAAGGACCCAGAAGATGTGGATTACCCGTTTTATGTAACCGCGCACGAAGTGGCGCACCAGTGGTGGGCACACCAGGTGATAGGCGGCGATGTGCAGGGCTCGGTACTAATGTCGGAAACGATGAGCCAGTACAGTGCCCTGATGGTCATGAAGCATGAGTACGGCGAAGAAAGAATGAACAAGTTCCTGAAATACGAACTGAACTCTTACCTGCTTGGCCGCACTACAGAACGCAAGAAAGAGATGCCGCTTTATAAAGTGGAAAACCAGGGGTACATCCATTACCGAAAAGGCAGCGTGGTAATGTATGCTCTGGCAGATTATATAGGCGAAGAGAACCTGAACAAGGCGTTGCGGAAGTATATTCAGAAAGTGGGTTTCCAGCGAGCTCCTTATACCAATTCCATCGAGTTCATGAGCTATATCCGCGAGGCTACCCCAGACTCGCTGCAATACCTGGTAAAAGATATGTTCGAGAACATTACGCTGTACGAGAACAAGACTACAGATGCTACTTACAAAAAGCTGTCTGACGGCAAGTATAAAGTTACGTTTACGGTTGATGCTAAGAAACTATACGCCGACAGCCTGGGCACCGAATCTCCGGCCAAG of Pontibacter deserti contains these proteins:
- a CDS encoding ABC transporter ATP-binding protein; protein product: MELVIKNLSKTYPNGTQALKNINLTIPKGMFGLLGPNGAGKSSLMRTIATLQEADTGSIMLGDLDVLRQKEEMRKVLGYLPQEFGVYPKVSAEEMLDHFAVLKGISDSKERKEVVAALLQQTNLYDVRKKNLGGYSGGMKQRFGIAQALLGNPQLIIVDEPTAGLDPAERNRFHNLLSEIGENVIVILSTHIVEDVTDLCRNFAIINKGEVLLTGDPLEVINNLNGRIWRKFIHKSELAAHQAQYEVISSRLFAGKTIIHVLSDVQPGIDFEPVQPDLEDVYFSKIHEASRSEKQNEQELVVN
- a CDS encoding ABC transporter permease/M1 family aminopeptidase, yielding MFKEIFLFELKYRMKRPATYIYFAILFMMAYMAMLAIGGAFGGGVIIGDASGGKVYANSPYQINWIVTLLSWFGVLITCSMMGTPIFRDFEHKTHSLYYTTPISKAGYIFGRFTGSFLVTLFVFMGVALGAMFATIMPWMEPEKVGPFNLMWYIQPYLTIIIPNLLLTGAIFFTLATLTRSALSIYVGGVIFLVLYGISSSLTSDLDNDFIANLVDPMGASAIYLTQRYWTTAERNTLMLPFSEYVIINRALWVSIGIALLAFCYYKFSFSFANAGIKLFRRRNSAEAAGAFVPSERLHLPKVSQSFSFNLSLKQYFKLSKLEFNGIIKSVYFIAIVTAGIIFLFVSGAQVGKMYDTNTFPVTSQVVTVLNGTFALFFLIIITFYSGELVWRERDNRINQIYDALPIPNWVPFASKMTALMLVQVVLLFVIMICGIIIQTFKGYYKYELDVYLQGLFGIQLIDYLLLCVLAMLVQVIVNNKFIGHFVMVVYYLLNIFKGQLGFEHTLYSYSSDTGITYSAMNGYGHFVWPFTIYKIYWGAFALLLAIVTSMLWSRGAENMLKWRLKLASMQLTKSTLFVAAAGLIIFLITGSFIFYNTNILNEYRTSDEQEERQANYEKLYKKYDGIKQPRITDVNLKVDIYPQERIFDFKGYFWIKNTHNQPIDSIHILVSDEAEVRKLEFEKPAKLAMHDKNYGYRIYKLTKSMQPGDSMRLHMDLHYATKGFRNSGSNTGIVYNGTFINSEYLPKIGYQSGIELSEDDLRKEHGLKPKPRMADVNDSVARMNTYISKEADWITFETTVSTIPSQIAIAPGYLQKEWTKNGRRYFHYKMDAPILNFYSFLSADYQVKKDHWKGKNGQDVAIEIYYHKGHEYNLDRMIKSVKKSLDYFTENFSPYQHKQVRILEFPGYQTFAQSFPNTIPYSEAIGFIADVDDKDPEDVDYPFYVTAHEVAHQWWAHQVIGGDVQGSVLMSETMSQYSALMVMKHEYGEERMNKFLKYELNSYLLGRTTERKKEMPLYKVENQGYIHYRKGSVVMYALADYIGEENLNKALRKYIQKVGFQRAPYTNSIEFMSYIREATPDSLQYLVKDMFENITLYENKTTDATYKKLSDGKYKVTFTVDAKKLYADSLGTESPAKMNDWVDVGVLARHKVEGNWQDKPLYMKKHKLKSGVNKFEFIVNEKPEKAGIDPLNILIDRNPTDNTKKVTEG